The nucleotide window TCGCATATCCGCTTCTTTTTCTACCGTCTGACGGATCAAGTATTGAAAATCCAAGTCATCTTCAACGAGTACTAATTGAAGGATTGCGTTATTCATACGTTTTTGCTCCTATTCCTTTTTGAATCTTTCTTTTAGAATATGGAAAATAAAGAAAGAAGGTTGATCCCTGACCTAAGATGCTTTTCACCCGCAGTCCCCCATTTTGTTTTTCCATGACACGGTAACAGTAATACAGACCTAATCCCAAATGCTGTAATGGCGCACCTTTCGTTGTGAAATAGGGCTGAAATAAACGCTGCTGACTGACTTCATCCATTCCCTGGCCGGTGTCCGAAACAGAAAGGACTGAACATTTTTGAGCTGGATGAATTTGATAGCTTAAAGTAATTTCACCGCGCTCTTCAATCGCATCTGCGGCATTATGAATCAAATTTTGTAATATTTCGGTCAGATGGTCAGGATCTGTGAAAACCACCGCTTCCTCCGGACAATTCAAATGGAGCGTAATGACTTTGCCGGAAGGACTTATAAAGTTTTCAAGACAGTGTTTCAGCAGCGGATAAACCGAAAAGACGATTAAATTTAATGAAATATCCTGAGTTAACAGTCGAGTTCGTTTCACAAAATGCTCTAAATGCGAAGCTGAATTCTGAAGGATCTGCAGTTGAGCAGCCTGCGTTGGATCCGCTGTTTCTGCCATGGCGGAAGCCGCCCATTGAATCTTTGCCAATTCATTTTTTAAGGCGTGCGTGATGAACAGCGTATTGTCGCGCACATTGTTCTGCGTAGACGACAGCTCCATGGGATCCCTGTAAAATCGAGCACCCCAGATTCCATCATGAAACAAATGATAAAAAAAGAAAATTAACAAGAAGAAAATGACGAAGACATTTCCTTGCCATACTTTAAAATAAGGATATAACTTCAAACTGTGGATGAGAAAAGCGGTCAGCAGCCAATACCATAGCGGAAGCAGGATACTGATTGTTATCCAGCAGCGCTGACGGTAGTCGTGCGATAAACGCTTGCGGATCAAAGTGCTGATCAGCAGATAAGTAATCCATATTCCGTAGCTCCAGTTATAAATTGAAACACTCAGATAATAGATGCCCAGATGCAGCTGATATTCACGCGTTTGCGTATAAGGAACAGCCAATCCAAACAAAAGCGCCGGGATAAAGATCAAAAAACGGGCATAACGGTAAAACCGCAGATGACGCTGCGGAATTTCCGCAAATTCAAAGGCTACCATCACCGTCGAAGGCATGGCCAGATAATAAAGCATTGCGGTCATCACAGAATAAATTTGAGTGTAAAACGAACCGGAAATAGTCGGAAATTGTTCAAGAAGCATTGGGACAACTCCAAAGTAGAGATATTCCTTGAAGACACCGCAGGTGAAAAAAAGTCCGGCGATGAACCCCCAGCGATTCATTCGCTTTTTTCGGTTGGAAAGGTAGATCGCACTGAATAAAATCCATAATAACAACGTAAAAATCAATAACCAAACGGAAGATAAGCCCCCTTGAGCCTGAGTTTCAATAACCCTCACCCCCTAAGAAAGAATAATCGTAAGAAAACCTTGGATTCTGATTCCATTCTACCGTTTTCCTAGTTGGAAAAACAAGGTCATGTGGTGATCTTTTGAACTTCCCAAATATTTTGGGAATCCTTGCCCGTTCCTATCATCAAAAAAGGGAATGAAGTAAAATGAACTTAAGAATACCGGAACGCTGCAATCAGGTTATTAAAATCTGAGGCAAGGAGAAAGAAATAAGCAAAGGAGTGTGGGGATCATGAAATGTCAACATTGTGGAAATGAGCTGTTAGAGGGGGCTAAATTCTGCAGCCAGTGCGGCAAGCCGGTGGCAGAGAAATTGATTTGTCCCGAATGCGGTTATGAAGGCGAGGCCGGGATGGTTTTCTGCATTCACTGTGGGACGCGGCTGACACCAGGCGGCAAGGTGCAGCCGGAGCCTAAACGAATTAAGGTCTGTCCTAAGTGCGGACGCCAAGGTGAGGAACACATGGCCTTTTGTCAATATTGTGGAGTTAGACTGGTCGAACAGGCGGATCAGGAAGAACCTCAGCCTGAACCGATTCCCCAGCCTATACCGCGACCTGAACCCAAACCGGTTCCCGAAGAACCGCAAGAAAAAGCCAGCGGCCAGCTGTTAAAGACGCTAAAATCAATGTCAATGTATAAAGGAGAGCCAACGGTAGGCGTGGCTCAGGCGACTGGTGAACTGCGAATCTATGATGATCATATCGAATACACGAAAAAGTTAGGGAATGCCGTTGGCGGTATGTTCGGCGCGGTGGGCATGGCGGTTGCTGCTTCCAAGGCTAAAAAGGAGAGTCCTGTTGAATATTTTTGGTTCAGTCAAATTTCCGAAGTTCATGAAGGACGCTACGGCGGCATTTTTCATACTTTAGTCATTACCGATCATAGTTATCAGAAGCATTCGTTTGCCGGGATGGCCTCAGCGGCCGATATCCAGCAGGCGGTTGCCCTGATTCAGCGATATCTGCGTTAAGTTTATGGATTACAAGGATTACGAGTTCCAGGTTTACGGCATGCTTGTCGCTTTAGCGCAAAGATTCAAGCCAATGCAGGAACTGCCATCGATAAAGGAAAAAATAGATCAAATAGATGAAGAACTGCAGCGCATTAAAACTCGAAAGTTCCGCGTTGCGGTTGTTGGGGAATTTCGACGGGGAAAAAGCAGTTTCATCAACGCTTTGCTTGGTCGGGAAATTCTGCCAGTCGACGCTTTGCCGACGACGGCGACGATTAATCGGATTACCTATGGGGCTGTTCCGCAGGCTTTTCTTTACTATAAAGACGGCCGTCAGGAAAATGTAGCGATTGATGAGCTTAGTCAGTATGTAACCAAACTGACAGCTCAGTCACTGGATTATGCAGCGAAGATTCGGGAAGCCGTGGTTGAATATCCCTCGATTTTTACGCAGAATTATGTTGATTTGATCGATACGCCAGGGATGAATGACGATGATCTGATGAATCAGGTCACCTTAAAACAATTAGAACAAATTGATTTGGCAATTGTGGCATTATCGGTATCCAGTCCGCTCAGTGATACAGAATGCCGGTTTATGGTGCAGCTGCTTGAAAGCAAGGAGATCCGGCAGATTGTGGTTGTGGTGACCAAGATTGATCAGATCCGTGAACGGGAAAGGGCAAAGCTGATCGCTTATCTGCGCCAGCGCATCTCTGAAAAAGTCTTAGAAAAGCTCAAAGCTAAATATTCTGCAGAAGATCCGATCTTTCTAAAATTTGAACGAATCTTTTTGCATCTGCCTTTGTTTGGCGTCTGTTCTCTGGATGCACTGGAAGCACGGCAGCGCAATGACGATGAGCTGTTTGAAAGCAGCGGATTCCGTGAACTGAATGATCAGCTGCCGGCTTTGATCTTAAGCGGTCAGAACAACTCGACAATTCTGCGGGCAACACAGACTCTGCGCACGCTGACCTCCGCCTTTTTGTTAGAGCTGCCGCAGTTTGCGCAAAGTTTGCAGCAGCGTCAAACAGACTTGAATAAACAACGTCAGGATTTCGCTGAATTGGCGTACAGCCAAGCTCAGAAAATGATGGAACCTGTACGTGTACGTTTATTTGAACGAATTAATCAGCTGAATGAGGAGGAAGAAACTCTGACCCGGGAATTTATTGCAGCCCTCTCACAAGTACGCGTTCTGGATAAAAAAACAATTCAGGATGCGCTGCGTGTTCAAATGCAAAAGAGCGAGCAGCGGTTAAACCTGTACTTTTTCAGCAGTTTGGATCCAGAGCTCAGCGAACTCGCCAGCCAGGAAGTTCAAAGACAATATCTGGCGTTAGTTAATCAATTGGAAAGTACCCTGGAACAGTTCGCATGGATGAGTGAGGCGGTGACAAAGCAGATCGCTGAACTGCGGGAGCAGCCTCTTATCTATCCTGCGGAAGAGGAATTTCCATGGCGCTGGGATCCAACGCCGGTGCTGCCGCTAAATCAGATGCTGGACGTGCATTTGATCCTGCAGGTGCGCCGCTGCATCAAGCAGAGTCTTGATACCTATAGTCAAATCCGGAAACGACGTGCCGCGGCCAAGCTGAAGCAAGTAAGTGAGCAGGCAGCCGGCTATCTGGAATCCTTAGTGGTTTCCGTCTACCAGCAAGTCCAGCAGCAGATGATCCAAACTGAGCAGCTGAGGCAAAATCTCATGCAAAACGAAGTCCGTGAAAGCATAGAACAATTAGCTCGTGAAAATGAGGTTCTGGAACAATTGTTTTTACGTTCCGCTGCTCTGCAGACCTCAGCGGAAATAAAGGAAAGCGAGTCAGGAGGGGAAAATCATGAACAGGGATGAACAATACACAAGCTATCAGGGAATGGTTGCCCAGGTCAACACCAGCCTGGTGCAGATGGAAGAAATTACGGAACGACTGGATCTGTCAGAAAGTCAGAAAACATTGGCAAAGCATCGAAAGAAACTGAGCGGGCATACCTTCGCTGTCGGAATCCTTGGAGAATTCCGCCGCGGCAAGAGTACGGTGATCAATTCTCTGCTGGAGAAAGAAATCATGCCTTCCGATATCCTTCCGACCTCCGCAACGATGAACCGCGTGACCTATGATCTGAAACCGCATGCTGAGCTGATTCTGCGGGATGGGACAATCAAGCCGATCGGCATCGAAGAACTGCCGCGCTATGTGACCAAGCTGTCTCCGGAAGATGAAGAACGGGCGGCTCTGGTAGAAGAAGCAATTGTCTATTATCCGTGTAAATTTTGTCAGAATGGTGTCGATATTATTGACACGCCAGGGCTGAATGATGATGACCGAATGAGTCGGATTACTGAGGAAGTGATCCCTAAGCTGGACGCGGTGATCATGGTGGTGACCCATGACAGTCCGTTCAGTATGAGCGAAGCGGAATTTGTCCGAAGCAAACTGATGACCAGCGATCTGAGCCGATTGATTTTTCTGGTCAATAAGATTGATATGATCCGCAAAGCTTCGGATAAAGAACGGATCGTTCAGGATATTAAGCGCAGAGTACAGAAGAGCGTTATGGATAAGATGGCGGAGGTTTATGGTGAAAACTCCCGCGAATATGAAGACGCCAAGCTTAAGGTAGGCCAGATCCGCATTTATCCGTTCTCCGCTCTGGATGCTCTGGAAGGAAAAATGGAAGGCGATCCGGAATTGATTGCCAAAAGCGGAACTTTGCCTTTTGAAGAAGAACTGACGCACATGCTGACGGAAGAACGCGGCGCTTTGGAGCTGCGGGTACCGATCAATGTGATCGAGAAAACTGCGATTGAAATTGCCAAGACCGTTGAAACACGCAGGCAGGCCTTAAAGCTCAGCAGTGAAGAATTTGAGCGTTGTCAGAAAGCGTTGTTAACCCAGCTTAATGACATTCGTCAACAGAAAACAGAAGAGAAAAAAACGGCTGCGAATTGCTGCAATGGAAGTACGAAATGAGATGATCGTTCAAACGCAGCAGTTCTATCCCCAATTAAAGCAAAAATTAGAAGAAGTTCTGGATACGACACCGATAGATTTGGACACGCTGAAATCAGACGCGGGTCAGCAGGCCGCGGCCGAGATGATGCGGAAAGCGGTGACTGCCGAGCTGGAAGCCTCCATGTCTATCTATACCGAAAAAATTGAAAATCAGTTAAAAAAGTTGATCGGCAAAGAATCGGTCAAATTAGGCGAATTCACACAGAAGATTTCCCAGCAGCTCGATGATTTCCACTCATCCTTGAATTTGCAGCAGACGGGCATGGACAAGGACAATCTGATGAATATTGGTATGGGTGTTCTGACCGATTATATGGGGATTTTAGGCGTTGGCAGCATTCTTGCCGGATATCGGGAAGCGGGCGTTAAAGGTGCGATTGCCGGCGGCGGAGTCGGGGTAGCCGCTCATTTGGCGGTAGCGACGATGCTGGCATCGATGTCGGTAGTCGGACTTCCGCTGGTTGTGATCAGCTGTGCTGCCGGCGCGGTTGTCAGCAAGCACTTCTCACGCTTTCTGTTCGGTAAGGATGTGGCAGGCAAGCGCTTAGAAGCCATTCGGGAAACAATCCGCAAGAATCTTCAGGAAATGCTGGATGAAATGCAGGCCCGCGGCGAGCTGGAGGACTGGATCCGTCAGCGTGTGGATACCGCTTATGAAGAGCTGAGCGATGCGATGGAAGAAGAATGCGAAAAGATGTTGAAAGACACACAGAATACCATGGATGCGATTAAGCAGGATCTGATGCAGAATCAAATGCAGCGGGATAAGCTCTCGGAGACCTATGAGGAAAGTCTCAGTCAGGTTAAACAAATTCTGGCTCAGCTGAAACCGATTGCTGAAAAAGTGGCTCAGGTGCTGCGGGAGGATGCAGATATTCCAGGAGGAACCGAAGATGAGCAATGATTACCGTTCGCCGCTGAGCACATTGGATATCAGCTTTGAACATTACGTTCAACGCCGCAAAGCGATTGAAAACCGCCGGATGAGCGGCAATGGACTGCCGAATTATGCGTTCGCACTGGATTATGAATACCGCCGCAAGCTAGATTCTGTCCCACAGCTTTACAACATCGCTAAGAAGATCTGTGCGACCTATGCCAGCCGTACGCTGCAGGAAATCAATATGGATGGTCTGTTAGCAGGGCCTCAGCAATTTCCTGAAGTTTACCAGATCGGCTGCGACTGCGCCAAAACCTTGGGCATTGCGATTCCGAATATCTATATCGTCAACAATCAGGGCTTAAATGCCTACACGGTGGCCACTGATGAAATTGAACCATTGATCGTCATTTACAGCGGCTTGTATGAGCGCTTTACTCCGGGAGAGCTGCGCTGCGTCATCGGACATGAGTGCGGACATATCCACAATCAGCATACAGTTTACAACACATTGAGCAACATTCTGGTCGCTTCCGGACAGATTGCGACTGGCATCCTTTCCGCTCAGCTGATGAACATTCTAACCTTAGGCAGCGAAGTGCTGCTGCGGACTTGGAGCCGGGCTGCAGAAGTGACGTGTGACCGTGCCGGCATGATCTGCAGCGAACGCATCGAAGACGCTTACAACGTCAATGCCAAACTAATGTATGGCGGAGCCTGGGGAGAACATGAAGTCAGTCTGGATGCCTTGAAGCAGCAGCTGGATATGCAGCGGCAGTCCATGACGAAGCTCAATGAACTGCTTTATGATCATCCAACCTCAGTTCGCCGAATTTTGGCAGAAAAAGAATTTGCGGAATGTGAGATTTTTTATCAATGGCGTCCGGAGCTGAAACAATCGGGAATGACGATGCGCTCTCGCGAGGTAACCGATCAGCGCTGCAGGCGGATTGTTGATGTCATGAAGAAGGATTAGGGGGCGAAACCATGGAAAAGTCAGATCGCATCACGGTTGACGCAGCTGAACTGACTGCGTTAATCGAAAATCAGTTGGATCGCTTCAAAGTTTTCCAGTTCGACAGTCGTTTGCGCAGTTTGTTAGGTGAAACTCTGATTGACCGTCTTACCGTTTGGGATAAGCAAATCCGTCAGCGCAGGAATGATCCGTTTACCCTGGTTGTCTGCGGTGAATTCAAGCGTGGGAAATCTAGTTTGATCAACGCTTTGTTAGGGGAAGATGTTGTACCAACCAACGTCACGGCCGAAACGGTAACGCTCAATCGTATTCAATATGGTCCCCATCGCAATGAAGTTCGCTTATCTCAAGGCCGAAAAATGACGCTGAGCGACGCAGAAATTGAACGTGAATCCCTGGAAGCGCTGATGCAGGAAACGCAGGAAACCTTCCGTCAAATTGATTTGCAGCGGCCGATCGACTTCTTAAAGCAGGTCACGATTATTGATACGCCCGGCTTGTCAGATTCACTCAGTGATTTCAGCGAATTAGTAGATCAGGCGTTATGCCAGGCGGATGCGGTTCTGTATGTTTTCTCGGTTCGCTATCCATTAGCCCAAAGTGAACAGTTATTTTTAAAGGCTGCGATTTTGCCGCAGAAATATACGGATTTGATGCTTGTCGGCAATTTTGCAGATACACTTCAAACTGAGGATGAACAACAGCGCATGGAACAAATGTTGACCCAGCGAATAGAAGGTTTGCTTCCAGATCAAAAACCATGGCTGCTCAGCGCTTTGGATGAGTGCTGTCACCAAAGACAGGAAGAACGTCCTAATCTGGTCTGTGCAGAAAGCTTAGCGAAGAACTTTGACCACTTCCGCCAAGCCTTAGTCGATCAAATTGAACAACGTCAGGAATGGATTTTGCCTGACCGCATGCAGCGGATGGTGAGAGGCATGATCGCTGAGCTGAACCAAAATATCCAGGCAATGCAGGAAGGCTTGACTCTCGATCATAATCAGCTGCAGCAGCGACTGGAGATTCTGAATCAGGAAAAGGCGCAGCGGATTTCTTCCCAACAGGCGTTTAACCAGCGCCTTGACGACTTGATTGATCAGATGCAGGCCGAAGCCTGGGGCTGGATGGATGAGGTATTAAATCAGATGCAAAGTCAGGTTCAAGGTCTGAAGCGCATGAAAGCGGAAGATCTGATGAAGTATTATACCTTTTATTGTATTGATACGATTCAGGAAGCAATCTCCCGCTGCATTGATCATCATACGGTTTTAATCTACGATGAACTCGATGCGTTAAGTCGTGAACTGACGGCCAGACTGTCGCAGAATCAGGTGCAGTCAGGCTACAACTTTCGCTTTGCTTTAGATAACCGTACATGGACGATGGGGGATAACGTCAGTTTTGTCGTTTCCAAACTCAGCGGGCTGGGATTATTAAGCCTGGTTGCCGATGGTATTGCCGGGGCGATGCGGCAGAAAGAAATGACCGATAAAACACCACAGATCATTCAGTCTATTGCGTCGCAGTATCCTCAACTAACATTGTCAGTGCAAAAGACACTGCAGTCTATCTATGGTCAGCTGAAAGATACCGTAAAAAAGCAGCTGATGGACTACTATCAGGAACA belongs to Holdemania massiliensis and includes:
- a CDS encoding sensor histidine kinase: MLLEQFPTISGSFYTQIYSVMTAMLYYLAMPSTVMVAFEFAEIPQRHLRFYRYARFLIFIPALLFGLAVPYTQTREYQLHLGIYYLSVSIYNWSYGIWITYLLISTLIRKRLSHDYRQRCWITISILLPLWYWLLTAFLIHSLKLYPYFKVWQGNVFVIFFLLIFFFYHLFHDGIWGARFYRDPMELSSTQNNVRDNTLFITHALKNELAKIQWAASAMAETADPTQAAQLQILQNSASHLEHFVKRTRLLTQDISLNLIVFSVYPLLKHCLENFISPSGKVITLHLNCPEEAVVFTDPDHLTEILQNLIHNAADAIEERGEITLSYQIHPAQKCSVLSVSDTGQGMDEVSQQRLFQPYFTTKGAPLQHLGLGLYYCYRVMEKQNGGLRVKSILGQGSTFFLYFPYSKRKIQKGIGAKTYE
- a CDS encoding zinc ribbon domain-containing protein; this translates as MKCQHCGNELLEGAKFCSQCGKPVAEKLICPECGYEGEAGMVFCIHCGTRLTPGGKVQPEPKRIKVCPKCGRQGEEHMAFCQYCGVRLVEQADQEEPQPEPIPQPIPRPEPKPVPEEPQEKASGQLLKTLKSMSMYKGEPTVGVAQATGELRIYDDHIEYTKKLGNAVGGMFGAVGMAVAASKAKKESPVEYFWFSQISEVHEGRYGGIFHTLVITDHSYQKHSFAGMASAADIQQAVALIQRYLR
- a CDS encoding dynamin family protein encodes the protein MDYKDYEFQVYGMLVALAQRFKPMQELPSIKEKIDQIDEELQRIKTRKFRVAVVGEFRRGKSSFINALLGREILPVDALPTTATINRITYGAVPQAFLYYKDGRQENVAIDELSQYVTKLTAQSLDYAAKIREAVVEYPSIFTQNYVDLIDTPGMNDDDLMNQVTLKQLEQIDLAIVALSVSSPLSDTECRFMVQLLESKEIRQIVVVVTKIDQIRERERAKLIAYLRQRISEKVLEKLKAKYSAEDPIFLKFERIFLHLPLFGVCSLDALEARQRNDDELFESSGFRELNDQLPALILSGQNNSTILRATQTLRTLTSAFLLELPQFAQSLQQRQTDLNKQRQDFAELAYSQAQKMMEPVRVRLFERINQLNEEEETLTREFIAALSQVRVLDKKTIQDALRVQMQKSEQRLNLYFFSSLDPELSELASQEVQRQYLALVNQLESTLEQFAWMSEAVTKQIAELREQPLIYPAEEEFPWRWDPTPVLPLNQMLDVHLILQVRRCIKQSLDTYSQIRKRRAAAKLKQVSEQAAGYLESLVVSVYQQVQQQMIQTEQLRQNLMQNEVRESIEQLARENEVLEQLFLRSAALQTSAEIKESESGGENHEQG
- a CDS encoding dynamin family protein is translated as MNRDEQYTSYQGMVAQVNTSLVQMEEITERLDLSESQKTLAKHRKKLSGHTFAVGILGEFRRGKSTVINSLLEKEIMPSDILPTSATMNRVTYDLKPHAELILRDGTIKPIGIEELPRYVTKLSPEDEERAALVEEAIVYYPCKFCQNGVDIIDTPGLNDDDRMSRITEEVIPKLDAVIMVVTHDSPFSMSEAEFVRSKLMTSDLSRLIFLVNKIDMIRKASDKERIVQDIKRRVQKSVMDKMAEVYGENSREYEDAKLKVGQIRIYPFSALDALEGKMEGDPELIAKSGTLPFEEELTHMLTEERGALELRVPINVIEKTAIEIAKTVETRRQALKLSSEEFERCQKALLTQLNDIRQQKTEEKKTAANCCNGSTK
- a CDS encoding M48 family metallopeptidase, which gives rise to MSNDYRSPLSTLDISFEHYVQRRKAIENRRMSGNGLPNYAFALDYEYRRKLDSVPQLYNIAKKICATYASRTLQEINMDGLLAGPQQFPEVYQIGCDCAKTLGIAIPNIYIVNNQGLNAYTVATDEIEPLIVIYSGLYERFTPGELRCVIGHECGHIHNQHTVYNTLSNILVASGQIATGILSAQLMNILTLGSEVLLRTWSRAAEVTCDRAGMICSERIEDAYNVNAKLMYGGAWGEHEVSLDALKQQLDMQRQSMTKLNELLYDHPTSVRRILAEKEFAECEIFYQWRPELKQSGMTMRSREVTDQRCRRIVDVMKKD
- a CDS encoding dynamin family protein, with protein sequence MEKSDRITVDAAELTALIENQLDRFKVFQFDSRLRSLLGETLIDRLTVWDKQIRQRRNDPFTLVVCGEFKRGKSSLINALLGEDVVPTNVTAETVTLNRIQYGPHRNEVRLSQGRKMTLSDAEIERESLEALMQETQETFRQIDLQRPIDFLKQVTIIDTPGLSDSLSDFSELVDQALCQADAVLYVFSVRYPLAQSEQLFLKAAILPQKYTDLMLVGNFADTLQTEDEQQRMEQMLTQRIEGLLPDQKPWLLSALDECCHQRQEERPNLVCAESLAKNFDHFRQALVDQIEQRQEWILPDRMQRMVRGMIAELNQNIQAMQEGLTLDHNQLQQRLEILNQEKAQRISSQQAFNQRLDDLIDQMQAEAWGWMDEVLNQMQSQVQGLKRMKAEDLMKYYTFYCIDTIQEAISRCIDHHTVLIYDELDALSRELTARLSQNQVQSGYNFRFALDNRTWTMGDNVSFVVSKLSGLGLLSLVADGIAGAMRQKEMTDKTPQIIQSIASQYPQLTLSVQKTLQSIYGQLKDTVKKQLMDYYQEQLDQFEQQSEQIAKTARQSEDQKAQIKAALDQLNAVLQDIERLLASQFENMRK